Proteins encoded within one genomic window of Streptomyces sp. NBC_00523:
- a CDS encoding DUF1990 family protein produces the protein MSSLNYPEAGVTRLGPLPDGYHHLHHRTRVGRGRADFEAAGAAITEFRMHRGSGARVEASTPRAEAGTAVRVAVQAGPLRLAAPCRVIWAEYGPERIGFGYGTETGHPERGEECFTAELAEDGTVWFRVMAFSRPARWYARLGGPLVPPLQRWYARRLGRTLRRIVAEERERREAPGR, from the coding sequence ATGAGCAGCCTCAACTACCCGGAGGCGGGGGTCACCCGCCTCGGCCCGCTCCCCGACGGCTACCACCACCTGCACCACCGCACCCGGGTCGGGCGCGGCCGCGCCGACTTCGAGGCGGCCGGGGCGGCGATCACCGAGTTCCGGATGCACCGCGGATCGGGGGCGCGTGTGGAGGCGTCCACGCCACGCGCCGAGGCGGGGACGGCCGTTCGGGTGGCGGTGCAGGCCGGGCCGCTGCGACTCGCCGCCCCCTGCCGGGTGATCTGGGCCGAGTACGGTCCGGAGCGGATCGGGTTCGGATACGGGACGGAGACCGGCCACCCCGAGCGCGGCGAGGAGTGCTTCACGGCCGAACTCGCCGAGGACGGCACGGTCTGGTTCAGGGTGATGGCGTTCAGCCGGCCCGCCCGCTGGTACGCGCGGCTCGGCGGTCCGCTGGTGCCGCCGCTCCAGCGGTGGTACGCGCGCCGCCTCGGCCGTACGCTGCGCCGGATCGTGGCGGAGGAGCGCGAGCGGCGCGAGGCGCCCGGCCGATGA
- a CDS encoding YndJ family protein, with translation MSVLVGLIVMLGMLVIVPAGLRLADAPELDRIGRFWPVFAAPGAVSLWLPRGRAATVLALCYGIGAALLALHAVPRAAGRDGPLRSPATAPAEIALLTALVTPAVAATALVAERAGHPLFGFGPGILALTVPHFHFAGFAAALVAGLVSRVADGPAGRFAALSVPLGTLSVLAGYFIGDWAELVGAVALTAGMWTVALLTWRTVRPAHRDRATRLLLAVSAAVLAVTMVLALIWALGEATGLPHPGLLWMATTHGVGNALGFGLCSVLAWRRLHLLHDGEGSIR, from the coding sequence ATGTCGGTCCTTGTCGGGCTGATCGTGATGCTGGGGATGCTGGTGATCGTGCCGGCCGGGCTGCGGCTCGCCGACGCACCGGAACTGGACCGGATCGGACGGTTCTGGCCGGTCTTCGCCGCCCCCGGCGCGGTGTCGCTCTGGCTGCCGCGCGGTAGGGCCGCCACGGTCCTGGCCCTCTGCTACGGAATCGGGGCCGCGCTTCTCGCGCTGCACGCCGTGCCCCGCGCCGCCGGCCGCGACGGTCCCCTGCGTTCCCCGGCCACGGCGCCGGCCGAGATCGCCCTGCTCACCGCACTGGTGACCCCGGCCGTCGCCGCCACCGCGCTGGTCGCCGAACGCGCCGGACACCCGCTGTTCGGCTTCGGTCCCGGCATCCTGGCGCTGACCGTGCCGCACTTCCACTTCGCCGGGTTCGCCGCCGCCCTGGTCGCGGGTCTGGTGAGCCGGGTGGCCGACGGTCCCGCGGGCCGGTTCGCGGCGCTCAGCGTGCCCCTGGGCACCCTGTCCGTGCTGGCCGGCTACTTCATCGGCGACTGGGCCGAACTCGTCGGGGCGGTGGCCCTGACGGCCGGGATGTGGACCGTGGCGCTGCTGACCTGGCGCACGGTCCGGCCCGCCCACCGCGACCGCGCCACCCGGCTGCTGCTCGCCGTCTCGGCCGCCGTGCTCGCGGTGACCATGGTCCTCGCCCTGATCTGGGCGCTGGGCGAGGCGACGGGTCTGCCGCACCCCGGCCTTCTCTGGATGGCCACCACCCACGGCGTGGGCAACGCACTGGGGTTCGGGCTCTGCTCGGTGCTCGCCTGGCGGCGCCTGCACCTCCTCCACGACGGCGAAGGAAGCATCCGATGA
- a CDS encoding DUF6777 domain-containing protein — MPSRIRMRRTAPALLCAGLLLTAGCARDTSGGAPATRTGDATGPVLQPASDPGTAPFTASTAGGPALPPHAARTGAPRSPSAPGQALKRTGSTPGLYAGTRAVPSCDVEAQIRMLAVDPAREEAFAHTVSVARDQVAGFLRGLTPVLLRADTLVTGHGFRDGSVTTYQSVLQAGTAVMVDARGLPRVRCVCGNPLDPPTGRGDAAAGTGKRWEGFDPARTVVIEPAARPVAELVIADLDHHSWIARPAGDEGTGDRVPEKPPPYTPDTDITGPLPDVTPPGTERPESPTESARPEEPTPSRTPEECPTPDVPAPETPTPPGQPAAARGVPARAPGETHCPTPTAEPTDGPSAEPSMPERTPASDEPPTSIRLPRGADDGPAVRW, encoded by the coding sequence GTGCCCTCACGCATACGCATGCGCCGCACAGCCCCCGCCCTGCTCTGCGCCGGCCTCCTCCTCACCGCGGGCTGCGCCCGGGACACCTCCGGCGGTGCTCCGGCCACGCGAACGGGTGACGCGACCGGCCCCGTCCTCCAACCCGCGTCCGACCCCGGGACCGCCCCCTTCACCGCCTCCACCGCGGGCGGTCCGGCACTTCCCCCTCACGCCGCACGGACCGGGGCGCCCCGCTCCCCGTCGGCGCCCGGACAGGCGCTCAAGCGCACCGGATCGACTCCCGGCCTGTACGCCGGAACCCGCGCCGTTCCCTCCTGCGACGTCGAGGCGCAGATCCGCATGCTTGCCGTGGACCCGGCGCGGGAAGAGGCGTTCGCGCACACCGTGTCCGTCGCGCGCGACCAGGTCGCCGGCTTCCTGCGCGGCCTGACGCCCGTCCTGCTGCGCGCCGACACCCTGGTCACCGGGCACGGCTTCAGGGACGGCTCCGTCACCACCTACCAGTCCGTGTTGCAGGCGGGGACCGCGGTCATGGTCGACGCACGGGGGCTGCCCCGGGTCCGCTGCGTCTGCGGCAATCCGCTGGACCCGCCCACCGGCCGGGGTGACGCGGCGGCCGGGACGGGGAAGCGGTGGGAGGGGTTCGACCCGGCGCGGACCGTCGTGATCGAGCCCGCCGCGCGGCCCGTGGCGGAGCTGGTGATCGCCGACCTGGACCACCACAGCTGGATCGCCCGGCCGGCCGGCGACGAGGGGACCGGCGACCGCGTTCCCGAGAAGCCGCCGCCCTACACGCCCGACACCGATATCACCGGCCCGCTCCCCGACGTCACGCCGCCCGGTACGGAGCGGCCGGAGTCCCCGACGGAGTCCGCGCGGCCGGAGGAGCCCACGCCGTCCCGGACTCCGGAGGAGTGCCCGACGCCCGACGTACCCGCGCCGGAGACGCCCACACCGCCCGGTCAGCCGGCGGCGGCCCGCGGCGTACCCGCCCGGGCGCCGGGGGAGACGCACTGCCCGACGCCGACCGCTGAGCCGACGGACGGGCCGTCCGCGGAGCCGTCGATGCCGGAGCGGACACCCGCGTCCGACGAGCCGCCGACGTCCATCCGGCTGCCCAGGGGCGCCGACGACGGTCCGGCCGTGCGGTGGTGA
- a CDS encoding carotenoid oxygenase family protein produces MAAHAAHAFDPSRVVHLSGRFAPVTEEVDEADLEVTGALPGELDGVFLRNGPNPRFTPIGSYLYPIDGDGMLHGVWISGGRARYRNRFVRTPAVVAEERAGRALWGGIESMILPQEPDVGPDLAGTFRDMPDINVVRHAGRLLALAESDCPFLMTPDLATVGKETFGGALPAGITAHPKTDPVTGEMLVFCYGLEPPYLTWSAIGPQGDVLRGPTPVDGADEPMMIHDMAITPRFLVIVLAPVFFDIAAAMNGGSMLDWRPERGTRLALIPRDGSPVRWASDDAFWLWHTVNAFDTEPGGGDVVLDYVQWTRLSLGAPAEGAGPNHAGLVRAVIDPVAGTMRRTVLDDVRMELPRTDDRLIGRRHHQLAVASDSGGLDLLPGEYDTLRWYDGNDPSGPHVAWRAGDLSVGEPVFAPVPGTGPGEGGYWMTYATDRTDGTSWLLVIPSEDPASGPVARVRIPVRVPLGLHGNWLPTEE; encoded by the coding sequence ATGGCCGCACATGCCGCACACGCCTTCGACCCGAGCCGGGTCGTCCACCTCTCGGGGCGCTTCGCCCCCGTGACCGAAGAGGTCGACGAGGCGGACCTTGAAGTGACGGGCGCACTGCCCGGCGAGCTGGACGGGGTGTTCCTGCGCAACGGGCCCAACCCCCGCTTCACGCCGATCGGTTCGTACCTCTACCCGATCGACGGCGACGGCATGCTGCACGGCGTGTGGATCTCCGGCGGCCGGGCCCGCTACCGCAACCGGTTCGTCCGGACACCCGCCGTGGTCGCCGAGGAGCGGGCCGGGCGGGCGCTGTGGGGCGGCATCGAGTCGATGATCCTGCCGCAGGAGCCGGACGTCGGTCCCGATCTGGCCGGCACCTTCCGCGACATGCCCGACATCAACGTGGTGCGCCACGCGGGGCGGCTGCTGGCGCTCGCGGAGTCCGACTGCCCCTTCCTCATGACGCCCGACCTGGCGACCGTCGGCAAGGAGACCTTCGGCGGGGCGCTGCCGGCGGGCATCACGGCGCATCCGAAGACCGACCCGGTCACGGGCGAGATGCTGGTGTTCTGCTACGGCCTGGAGCCGCCCTACCTCACCTGGTCCGCGATCGGCCCGCAGGGCGACGTGCTCCGGGGCCCCACCCCCGTGGACGGGGCCGACGAGCCGATGATGATCCACGACATGGCGATCACCCCGCGCTTCCTGGTGATCGTGCTGGCACCGGTGTTCTTCGACATCGCGGCGGCCATGAACGGCGGCTCCATGCTCGACTGGCGCCCCGAACGCGGCACCCGGCTGGCCCTGATCCCGCGCGACGGCAGCCCGGTGCGCTGGGCGTCCGACGACGCCTTCTGGCTGTGGCACACGGTCAACGCGTTCGACACCGAGCCCGGCGGCGGCGATGTGGTGCTGGACTACGTGCAGTGGACACGCCTGTCGCTCGGCGCGCCCGCCGAGGGGGCGGGGCCCAACCACGCGGGCCTGGTGCGCGCGGTCATCGATCCCGTCGCGGGCACGATGCGCCGGACCGTGCTGGACGACGTCCGGATGGAACTCCCCCGCACCGACGACCGGCTGATCGGCAGGCGCCACCACCAGCTGGCCGTGGCCTCGGACTCCGGCGGCCTGGATCTGCTGCCGGGCGAGTACGACACCCTGCGCTGGTACGACGGCAACGACCCCTCCGGTCCGCATGTGGCGTGGCGGGCCGGGGACCTGTCGGTGGGCGAGCCGGTCTTCGCCCCCGTCCCCGGCACCGGGCCGGGCGAGGGCGGCTACTGGATGACGTACGCCACCGACCGCACCGACGGGACCAGCTGGCTGCTCGTCATCCCGTCCGAGGACCCGGCATCGGGCCCGGTCGCCCGGGTCCGCATCCCGGTCCGCGTCCCCCTGGGCCTCCACGGCAACTGGCTGCCCACCGAGGAGTGA
- a CDS encoding chitinase produces the protein MFGRTSRLLGVGLAAACIVQMLVGATPSSAQEDTCAVKSKPAGKVLQGYWENWDGASNGVHPPLGWIPVTDSRIPQHGYNVINAAFPVILSDGTVLWEDGMDSTVKVPTPAEMCQAKASGLTTLMSIGGATAGIDLSSTAVADRFVDTVVPILKKYNFDGIDIDIETGLTGTGNISQLSASQSNLIRIIDGVLAKMPSNFGLTMAPETAYVTGGSVVYGSIWGAYLPIIKKYADNGRLWWLNMQYYNGSMYGCSGDSYSAGTVEGSTAQTDCLDKGLTIQGTTIRVPYDKQVPGLPAQPGAGGGYMSTGLVSQAWNHYGNSLKGLMTWSLNWDGSKNWTFGDNVKALQGR, from the coding sequence ATGTTCGGTCGCACATCACGTCTGCTGGGGGTTGGCCTGGCGGCGGCGTGCATCGTGCAGATGCTCGTCGGCGCGACGCCGAGCTCCGCGCAGGAGGACACCTGTGCGGTCAAGTCGAAGCCCGCGGGCAAGGTGCTCCAGGGCTACTGGGAGAACTGGGACGGCGCGTCCAACGGTGTGCACCCGCCGCTGGGCTGGATCCCCGTCACCGACAGCCGCATTCCGCAGCACGGCTACAACGTGATCAACGCGGCCTTCCCGGTCATCCTCTCGGACGGCACCGTCCTGTGGGAGGACGGGATGGACTCGACCGTCAAGGTGCCGACCCCCGCCGAGATGTGCCAGGCGAAGGCCTCCGGGCTCACCACCCTGATGTCGATCGGCGGCGCCACCGCCGGCATCGACCTCAGCTCCACCGCCGTCGCGGACCGCTTCGTGGACACGGTCGTGCCCATCCTGAAGAAGTACAACTTCGACGGCATCGACATCGACATCGAGACCGGCCTGACCGGCACCGGCAACATCAGCCAGCTGTCCGCCTCGCAGTCCAACCTGATCCGCATCATCGACGGCGTCCTCGCGAAGATGCCGTCGAACTTCGGCCTGACGATGGCCCCCGAGACGGCCTACGTCACCGGCGGCAGCGTCGTGTACGGCTCGATCTGGGGCGCGTACCTCCCCATCATCAAGAAGTACGCGGACAACGGCCGGCTCTGGTGGCTGAACATGCAGTACTACAACGGCAGCATGTACGGCTGCTCCGGCGACTCGTACTCCGCCGGCACCGTGGAGGGCTCCACCGCGCAGACCGACTGCCTCGACAAGGGCCTCACCATCCAGGGCACCACGATCCGGGTGCCCTACGACAAGCAGGTCCCCGGTCTGCCCGCCCAGCCCGGCGCGGGCGGCGGATACATGTCGACCGGCCTCGTCTCCCAGGCGTGGAACCACTACGGCAACAGCCTCAAGGGCCTCATGACCTGGTCGCTGAACTGGGACGGCTCGAAGAACTGGACCTTCGGCGACAACGTGAAGGCGCTCCAGGGCCGCTGA
- a CDS encoding FAD-dependent oxidoreductase has protein sequence MTRPVRVAIVGAGPAGIYAADALLKSDAAADPGVSIDLFERMPAPFGLIRYGVAPDHPRIKGIVQALHQVLDKPQLRLFGNVDYPNDLDLDELRTFYDAVIFSTGADADRALDIPGHDLDGSYGAADFVSWYDGHPDVPRTWPLEAEKVAVLGVGNVALDVARILAKTADELLPTEIPANVYEGLKANKALEVHVFGRRGPAQAKFSPMELRELDHSPNIEVIVNPEDIDYDEGSIETRRGNKQANMVASTLENWAIRDIGDRPHKLFLHFFESPVEITGEDGRVTGLRTERTELDGTGNVRGTGTFHDWDVQGVYRAVGYYSRELPKLPFDVASGTVPHAAGRVLEGDEPMESVYVTGWIKRGPVGLIGHTKGDANETVACLLEDHAAGRLPAPARPEPEAVTAFLEERGVRYTTREGWYRLDAHERALGAEQDRERVKVVEREAMLDASETGH, from the coding sequence ATGACACGCCCCGTTCGCGTCGCCATCGTCGGAGCCGGTCCCGCCGGCATTTACGCGGCGGACGCGCTGCTCAAATCCGACGCGGCCGCCGATCCGGGTGTCTCCATCGACCTCTTCGAGCGGATGCCGGCCCCCTTCGGCCTGATCCGCTACGGCGTGGCGCCCGACCACCCGCGCATCAAGGGCATCGTGCAGGCGCTGCACCAGGTGCTGGACAAGCCGCAGCTGCGCCTGTTCGGCAACGTCGACTACCCGAACGACCTGGACCTCGACGAGCTGCGCACGTTCTACGACGCGGTGATCTTCTCGACCGGCGCCGACGCGGACCGCGCGCTCGACATCCCCGGCCACGACCTGGACGGCTCCTACGGGGCCGCCGACTTCGTCTCCTGGTACGACGGCCACCCGGACGTCCCGCGCACCTGGCCGCTGGAGGCCGAGAAGGTCGCCGTGCTGGGCGTCGGGAACGTGGCTCTCGACGTGGCCCGCATCCTCGCGAAGACCGCCGACGAGCTGCTGCCGACGGAGATCCCCGCCAACGTCTACGAGGGCCTGAAGGCGAACAAGGCGCTGGAGGTGCACGTCTTCGGGCGGCGCGGCCCGGCCCAGGCGAAGTTCAGCCCGATGGAGCTGCGCGAGCTGGACCACTCGCCCAACATCGAGGTCATCGTCAACCCCGAGGACATCGACTACGACGAGGGCTCGATCGAGACCCGGCGCGGGAACAAGCAGGCCAACATGGTCGCCTCCACGCTGGAGAACTGGGCGATCCGTGACATCGGCGACCGGCCGCACAAGCTCTTCCTGCACTTCTTCGAGTCCCCCGTCGAGATCACCGGCGAGGACGGCCGGGTCACCGGTCTGCGCACCGAGCGCACGGAGCTGGACGGCACCGGCAACGTGCGCGGCACCGGCACCTTCCACGACTGGGACGTCCAGGGCGTCTACCGCGCGGTGGGCTACTACTCGCGCGAGCTCCCGAAGCTGCCGTTCGACGTCGCGTCCGGCACGGTCCCGCACGCCGCGGGCCGGGTCCTCGAAGGCGACGAGCCGATGGAGTCGGTGTACGTCACCGGCTGGATCAAGCGGGGCCCGGTCGGCCTGATCGGCCACACCAAGGGCGACGCCAACGAGACCGTCGCCTGCCTGCTGGAGGACCACGCCGCCGGGCGGCTGCCCGCCCCGGCGCGGCCCGAGCCGGAGGCCGTCACCGCCTTCCTGGAGGAGCGCGGCGTCCGCTACACCACCCGCGAGGGCTGGTACCGCCTCGACGCGCACGAGCGCGCGCTCGGGGCCGAGCAGGACCGCGAGCGCGTCAAGGTCGTGGAGCGCGAGGCGATGCTGGACGCCTCGGAGACCGGCCACTGA